The genomic interval CCTCGGGGTCCTTGCGCGCGAGCGCGGCCATGTCCTCGAACGCGACGCCGAGCGGCAGGTACGCCAGCGGGTCGTGCGCGCTCGTCTGGTCGGTCACGACGTCGATCTCCGCACCCCGGGCCAGCAGGGCGGGCACGGCCTCGGCGGCGTTGGCCACGACCCCGATCGACAGCGGGCGGCGCGCGTCCCTGGCCTCGTACGCCAGGCGCAGCGCCTCGTCCAGGCTCTCGGCCCGCACGTCCAGGTAGCGGTGGCCGATGCGGCGCTCGACACCGCGCGGGTCACAGTCGACGCAGATCGCCACGCCGCCGTTCATCGTGACCGCGAGCGGCTGCGCGCCGCCCATGCCGCCGAGCCCGGCGGTCAGGGTGATCGTACCGGCGAGGCTGCCGCCGAACCGCTTGGCCGCGACCGCCGCGAACGTCTCGTACGTCCCCTGCAAAATGCCCTGGGTGCCGATGTAGATCCACGAGCCGGCCGTCATCTGGCCGTACATCGTGAGCCCGAGCCGCTCCAGCCGCCGGAACTCCGGCCAGGTCGCCCAGTCGCCGACGAGGTTGGAGTTGGCGATGAGCACCCGGGGAGCCCACTCGTGGGTGGTCATCACGCCGACCGGCCGGCCCGACTGCACCAGCAGCGTCTCGTCGGCCCGCAGGGTGGTGAGCTCGCGCACGATGGCGTCGTACGACGGCCAGTCGCGGGCGGCCTTGCCGCTGCCGCCGTAGACGACCAGCCGTTCCGGGTGCTCGGCGACCTCGGGGTCGAGGTTGTTCATCAGCATGCGCAGCGCGGCCTCCTGCTGCCAGCCGCGCGTGTTGAGGGTGGTGCCGCGCGGAGCCCGGACAGGTCCCCGGACGGGAGCCCGGTTCGGGGCGCTGTCACCGTGGTCGGCCACGAGTCCTCCTCCCACCCGCGCCCGGCGCGCATGGTCCCATTCAGTGAGTCCTCTTCATCCTGAGTGAATGAATAGATTCAGTCAATGAGGAACACCCCGCGGGCCGCGGCCGACGCCTCGAACGCCTCCAGGCGCGCCTGTGCCCCGGGCAGCTCGTCGCACATCGCCTCCAGCAGCACCCGGCCGAGCATCATCGGCGCGCAGGCCGTGTCGAACACCAGGCTCGTGCCCACGGCGGCGGTGAGCAGGACGTGCGACAGACCGGCGAGAGACGGCACCTTCCGGTCCGCGACCGTGACGACGTTCAGTCCGGCCGCGCGGCCGGCGCGGAGGGCGTCCACCAGTTCGGCCGGGTAGCGGGGCAGGGCGAAGCACAGCAGGGCCGTCGCCCCGGCCGCCGCCGCCTGCTCGACGCGGTCGGTCAGGAGCGACCCCGCTTCGTGCAGGGGCCGTACGTCGGGGTGGATCTTCGCCGCGAAGTAGGCGAACCCGGCGGCCTGGGCCGCGGCCGCCCGCAGGCCCAGCACCGGAAGCGGCCGCGAGGCGGCGAGCAGGCGGGCGGCCTCGGCGACGGGCCCGGGGTCGTCCAGCGACCGGGCCAGGGCGCGCAGGTTCTCGATCTCCGCCAGCACGGCCCGCCGGTACTCACCCCCGGGGCCCGTCGCCCAGTCGAGGCCGAGACCGTGCTTCCCGGGCGCCTCTTCCGGGGCGGGATCCCGCGGCGCGGGACGTGCGCGCGCGCCGGGTCGCGACGACGGGCGATGAGAACTGTCCGCCGCGGCAGGAAGCGTCTGCGCGTGCTCCTGCACTCCGCTCCCGTACTGCCTGCTCCCGTACTGCCTGCTCCCGGTCTGCCCGGCCGTGTCCTGCCCCCCGCCCCCGTACTGCCCGCCCCCGTACTGCCCGCCCCCGTACTGCCCGCTCCCGGTCTGCCCGGTCGCGTCCGGCACGCCCCCGCCGCCGTCGGGGGGCCGGGGGCCGGCCGCGGGCGCGGACGTGCCGGCATCCGGCGCGGTGTCCTCCCCGTCCCGGCCGCCGCCGTTCACGCCGCGGCCGGGCGGCACGCCCAGTTCACGGAACCTGCGCCGCAGGCCGGGGTATCCGCGGTAACCCAGCGCCATCGCGAAGCGGGTCACCGACGGCTGGCTGACCCCGGCCAGCTCGGCCACTTCGATGCTCGACAGGAACGGCGCCTCGGCGGCGTGCCGTGCGAGGCAGTGCGCGATCCTGCGCTGCACGGGGGTCAGCCGGTGCCCCTCGAACAGCCGCAGCAGGCGGGACGCGGCCTCGCCGTCATGACCGCCGGGGTCGCCGAAGACATCACGGTCGCCGAGGACGTCACGTTCGTCGCGGTCGGCGCGGTGGCCGCCCGGGCCGTGGTCCGCGTTGTGGCCGGTGCTCATCTCCCCCGCCTCACCGGCCCACGCCGGGCCGGTCGGTCTGCATGCTTTCATTCAACGGCAGTCTCCTCTGAGGGGTTGTCCACAGGCAAGGCGCCGTCGGCGCGCACCGGCCCGGCGATTGCCTAGTCTGATCGGCAGAACCCAGCAAGGGAGATTGCCGTTGAAGACCGGTGGTTTGAGAAGTAGTGGCCTGGGCCGTCGCGTGGGGGTCGTCGCGGGAGCGGCCGCCCTGGCGGCGGCGGTGTGGGCGGTGCGGAACGTCCCCGCCGCGCTGGGGGCGCGGCCGTCGGGCGAGCGGGCGAGCCGGGTGCGGCGCTCGAAACAGTTCCGTGACGGCGCGTTCCGCAACACGACGCCCAGCCCCGTCCTTCCCCCGGGGACCAGGCAGCAGGTCGCCCGCGAGTTCCTCCGCCGGACGCCGCGCAAGCCCCGCCTCCCCGTTCCCCTGATGACCCCCGGGCCGTCCCGGGGCGGCGACCTCGACGCCGTCTGGTACGGCCACTCCTCCGTGCTGATCGAGATCGAGGGGCGGCGGGTGCTGCTCGACCCGGTGTGGAGCGAGCGGTGTTCTCCGGCGTCGTTCACCGGGCCGCGCCGCCTGCACCCTCCGCCGGTGCCGCTGTACGAGCTGCCCGAGCTCGACGCGATCGTCATCTCGCACGACCACTACGACCACCTCGACATGGACACGGTGCGCCTGCTGGTCCGCACGCAGTCCGCGCCGTTCCTGGTTCCGCTCGGGGTCGGCGCCCATCTCGAGCGGTGGCGGGTGCCCGCGTCCCGCATCATCGAGCTGGACTGGAACGAGGAGGCCACGGTCTCCGGCCTCCGGTTCGTGGCGACCCCCGGCCGTCACTTCTCCGGCCGCGCGTTCCGCCGGGACCAGACCCTCTGGGCCTCGTGGGTCGTCGCGGGCGAGCGCCGGCGGGTCTTCTACACCGGCGACTCCGGCTACTTCGACGGATACGCTGCGATCGGCGAGACGTACGGGCCGTTCGACCTGTCGGTGGTCCAGATCGGCGCCTACAGCAAGGGCTGGCCGGACATCCACATGACACCCGAGGAGGCGATCCTCACGCACCTCGACGTGCGGGCCCGGGTGCTGCTGCCGGTTCACTGGGGCACGTTCTCGCTCGCCCCGCACGCCTGGAACGACCCGGTCGACCAGCTGTGGCGGGAGGCCAAGGCACGCGACGTGCGCCTCGTGGTGCCGCGGCCGGGCGAACGCGTCACGGTCGACGACCCGCCGCCGGTGGACGGCTGGTGGCAGACGATCATGTGACGAGCCGGGTGCCGGGCCTGCGGGGAGAGCGCGCTCCCCGGCCCGGCGGCCGCCGGCCACGGACCCACGCCGGGCCGGTCAGTTCATGTGCGCCGTGCCGGGAGGCTCGGCCGCCGGCCGGCGCAGCGCGTCGGCGCGGGTCGGATACATGGTGAGCCGCGAGCTGAGGCCGAGCAGCGAGAACAGGTGACGCATCTGTGGGCTCATCCCGCAGACGGCGCCGTCTCCGTCCTTGGGCGGGTTGCGGACGCAGGCGTCGATGAGCACCCGCATGCCGGCGCTGTCGATGAACCGCAGCCGCTCCAGGTCGAACAGGATGCGCGTCGCGGGGCGGGCCAGGAGGGGGGCCACCTGCTCGCGCAGCGCGGGGACCGTGAGCACGTCGAGCTCACCGCTGAGGGTGATGAGAGTGAAGGGGGGCGACTGCGCCACCGACACCTGGAAGTCGTGCAAGGATCCCCACCTCCGTTGGTGAGATGACCCCACCCGGAACTCCTTCCGGAACCGCCCATATTACGCGGATCGGGCGAATAATCCCATAAGACCGGACGAAAACTGTGTGCAGGTTTCACTTCCGTCCCCCGGGTAGTCGCGATCCATGGGCATTCGAGCAATGGCGGTCGTCTGCCTCGCGCTCGTCGCCGCGGGGTGCGCGTCCGCGGACGACGCGTCGGTCGCCGCGACGGCGGAGCGCTTCCTGTCCGCGGCCGGGCAGGGCCGGGGAGGTCAGGCATGCCTGCTCCTGGCCCCCGAGGCCGCGCGCTCACTGGACGACTGCGAGCAACAGATCGTGTCGGCCGGCCTGCGCACGGGCGCCGTACGCGGCGTCGACGTGTGGGGCGACGAGGCACGGGTGCGGGTGGACGGCGACACGCTTTTCCTGCACCGGTTCCCCGAGGGCTGGCGGGTGCGGGCCGCGGGCTGCGAACCCCGCCCGGAGCAGCCGTACGAATGCGAGGTGGAGGCGTGAACGGCGCGCGGACCCTCTACGCGGTGCTGCTGGTCACGATCGCGCTGGTTCTCGCCTACGTGATCGTCGTCGGCCTGGCGGGGAGGTAGCGGCGGTGAGGCGTTTCGTCAGGGACAACGCGCTCGCGCTGTGCTTCCTGCTGCTGTTCCTGCTGAGCCTCGCCGGACAGTCGGCGGCGGGCGCGGCGGCGTTCAGCGAGGAGCAGGTGGCGGGTGGCGGCTCCCCCGTGACATGGGCGGACTACGTCACCTCGTCGGCCTTCGCGGTGGACGTCGCCGAGAACTGGCAGTCGGAGTATCTGCAGTTCTTCCTCTACATCCTCATCACGGTCTGGCTCGTGCAGCGCGGCTCGCCGGAGTCGAAGAAGCGGGGCGAGGAGGGCCTGGAGTCCGACGCCGAGCAGAAGGTCGGCCGGCACGCCGAGCCCGGCTCCCCCGCGTGGGCGGCGGCGGACGGCTGGCGGCGGACGGTCTTCAGCCACTCGCTGGGCATCGCGATGGGACTGCTCTTCCTGCTGTCCTGGCTGGCCCAGTCCGTCGCGGGCCTCGCGGCGTACAACAACGAGCAGCTCTCCCGGCTGGAGGACCCGGTCGGCTGGGGCGGCTACGTGACCTCCGCCGACTTCTGGAACCGCACACTGCAGAACTGGCAGTCGGAGTTCCTCGCGGTCGCCTCCATGGTCCTGCTCGCGATCTTCCTGCGTGAGCGGGGCTCACCGCAGTCGAAGAGGGTCGGCGACCCGCATTCCAGGACGTCGTCCAGCGGTTGACCGGTGCCCCTCGCGGCCGGATGACAATCTCGGGCAAAGCTCCGAATGTCCACGTTTGTCGCATTCCAAGGCTTGGGTACGCCCAGCGCCAATCGTGGGGAGGAGCACCGAGATGACGTTCAATCCGCTGCAGGAGCGGGGGATACCGCTGGACCGGCAGCTGCGCAACTGGCGCGAGCTGAATGTCACGCCGATCGACCCCGACCGCGCCGATCCCTACACCCGGTGCCGGATCATCACGATGAACGGCATCGAGATCGAGGCGATCATGTTCAGCCATCATCTCGCCCGGCACCACCCCGATCTGGAGGTCAGGCAGCGGCTGGCGGAGGTGCGCTACATCGAGGCGCAGCAGCAGAGGACGGTGAACTGGCTGCTGCCGGGGCTGGCCTCGGTGCTGGAGACGACGATCGCCTACGAACAGGTGGCGGTGGACCTGACCGCCTGGGTCGCCCGGATGGAGCCCGACCCCTATCTCAAGCAGGCCTACCAGTTCGGCGTGCTGGAGGACTTCGATCACCTGTATCGCTACGCCAACCTGTACGAGATGATCGAGCACCGCAAGGCCGAGAAGATCGTCGACCGGCTGACCGAGGTGATGCCGGGCCGGCCGACGAAGATGCACCACCGCCACCCGGCCGACAACGTCCGCGAGCACTACAACCGCGAGACCGCACAGGCGATCTCCAAGCTGCACGCGCTGACCGTCATGTCCGCCGAGCAGCAGACGATGAACTTCTACATGAACGTCGGCCCGACCTACGTGGAGCCGATCGCGCGGCAGCTCTACCAGGAGATCGGGCTGATCGAGGAAGAGCACGTCACGCACTACGAGTCGCTGCTCGACCCGGGCGAGACGTGGTGGGAGCAGCTGCTCAACCACGAGTACAACGAGTGCTACCTCTACTACTCCTTCATGGAGACCGAGTCCGACCCGAAGGTCAAGACGATCTGGGAGCTGCATCTCAACATGGAGCTGGAGCACCTGCGGATCGCCGCGGAGCTGTTCCGCCGGCACGACGGGCGCGACCCGGAGCAGCTGCTGGCCCCGGCGCTGCCCAAGCCGGTGACGTTCGAGCCGAACAAGGACTACCTGCGTGAGCTGATCGCGACGCAGATCGACTACACGACCCTGGGCACCGGCTACGTCCAGGAGGCCCACGAGCGGTTCCAGCGCTGGCAGGAGCAGCTGATGGGCGGGGAGGAACCGCCCAGCGAGCGCGTCATCGACGACAACCGCGCCAAGTCGGGCGACGAGTACCGCCTGGAGCTGGAGGGCACCCACCCTCTCTACAGCCTGCGCACCCACTGACCGGGCGAGCCCCCGGGCTCGGGTCCGTACCCGCGGGCCCGAGCCGGGGGCTCGCAGGCCCGCCTACCTGCGCAGCGCCTGACGGATCAGGTCCCGGGCCCGATCCATGATCGCGGCGGGCGGGCCCAGGAGCAGGTTCCTCGTCATCGTCTCCACACCCGGGTGCGGGCGGGTCGGCGCCATCGCCTCGGCGGCCCGGACGCCGAGGGCCATCGCCCGCCGCTCGGCCGCCGTCGTCTCGGCGCGGAGCCGGGTGAACTCGTACCGCTCCTCGGCCCGGGCGTGCGCGAGCACGGCCATCCGCAGTCTGTCCAGCTCGGCCATGAAGCCGGGATGCTCCGGGCCCATCTCGTCCAGCCTGCTGAGCATCTCCTTGGCCTCGCGCTCCTCCTTGAGCCGGTCGGCCACCACGCCGGTCCCCCCGTCCACCCGCAGCCGGGTGTAGGGGTGGACGATCTCCTCCTCCGCCGTCTCGTGGACGGCCAGCATGCGCACCAGCCGCCGGAACGGCTCACGGCGCTCGCCGGGCGCGGCGTGCTCCACCTCGTCGAACATGTCCCTGATCAGCGCGTGCTGGTGGACGAGCAGGTCGACGACGTCGCCTTCCTTCATCAGTTCCGGTATCGGGTGCTGCACGTCGGTCATGTCCCTCTCCCCTCGGATACGGCGCCCGGCCTTCCCTCGGAAGGCCGGGCGCCGGACGAAAACGGGACCACGGTCGAGCCTGACCGCACCTGGCGGACACCCGGCTATCTACCCCTGACGTGTGGTGATCAGCAGCCGATCGGGCTCGATCCCAACGCGACGTCGTCGTACCAGATGACGTCGGAGTCGCTGCCGTAGCTCTCCCAGCCCAGGCGCAGCGTCGTGGGCCGCGGCGCGGTGGAGCGGCGCAGCCACTGGGCGTCCACGTCCGTCGTGGGCGTGCCGTCCACCGTCAGGCCCTTGACCTCCTGGTCGTCCAGGTACGTCCGCATCGCCTGCTTGGTGGTATCGATCTGGAAGCGCAGGCACACCCAGCGGTTGGTGGGCAGCGGGCTGCTCAGCGCGACCCCGGTCGGGCTCTGCTCGGGCAGCGTGGCGTCGTCGGACTCCCGGTTCCACTGGAGAGCGCCGCCCTGGCCGCCGATCCGCAGGTCCTTGCCGCCGTCCCTGGAGTCCGCCATGGTGATCATGGTGACGTGGTTCGCCGGCAGTGCCGTCGTGTGCCGCACCCACATGCGCCCGTAGACCACGGGCGCGATGGCGGAGACGTCCTTGGTGGTCGCGGCGAAGGCGTGGTTGCAGTAGTTGCCGCCGCCGTTGATCCGCAGCGACTTCCCTCCGCTGTGCGCGGTGGTGGAGTCGATCGTGGCGGTGCCGCTGCCCGAGCAGTTCGGGGTGGTCACCTGCCACTCACCGGACGGCGTGCCCGACTGGTCCTCGAAGCCGGAGCAGACGACCAGGCCGCCGCCCGAGCAGCCGGACGCCGTGGGGGTCACCGACGGGCTCGGACTGGCCGAGGGGGACGGCGACGGCGAGTGGTCCACCGTCGGAGACGGCGTGGGCGACGGTGAAGGTGTCGGCGACGGGGACGGCGAGTGGTCGACGGTCGGGGACGGCGTCGGCGAGGGCGACGGGGAGACCCCGCCACCGTCACACGGCACGCCGTTCAGCGACCAGTCGGACGGCGTCGTGAGGCTGCCCGACCAGGTGCCCTGGAAGCCGAAGTCCGCCGTCTGCCCGGTGGCCAGCGAGCCGTTCCAGGTCTCGTTCCTGGCGGTGGCGGCCGAACCCGACAGGGTCACCTTGGCGCCCCAGGAGTTGGTGATCTGCTGGCCGCTGCCGGCCGTCCAGCTCAGCGTCCAGGAGCTGACCGCCGAGCCGAGGTTGGTGAGCCGCACCGACGCGGTGTAGCCGCCCGGCCACTGGTTGGTCGTGTAGTCCACCTTGCACACGGGAGCCGCGGAGGCGGTGCCGGGCACCAGCACGACGACGAGGCCGGCGACCAGCGCGGCCAGCGCCGCGACCAGTCGCGCCGCCGGAGAGCCCGGCAGGCCGCGGGCGCCGGGGCGAACCCCTCGGACAGGACGGAACTGCTTCATGCGTACCTCGATTTCTGCGCATCCGCTCGTTCGGCGCGCCGCCCGGCTCCGCGCCGCGCACGCCGGGCAGGTACGAACGGCCGGCGGTCTCGGGCAGGCGCTCGCGCTCGGGCCGCGGCCCCTCTGGACAGACGGGTCGCGACGCTGCGGCCCCCGGACGCAGATGTTTTCTCCGGGTCGCCCGAGCGGTCAACGGACGCCGCCGGTCCCGGACCTGCCCCGCCCGGACCGCGGCGGCATCCGGCGCAGCTCACGGGCACCGCCGCCGCCGGAGGCGCGTGGAGGCGGCCGTGGCCCGAACTGAATCTTTCACCGTGCGCGACCCCCCGCGCGGCACGCCTCCCGCCTGTCGCGCCCCGACCGGTGCCCGCGGGCGCCGGCTCTCGTAGTCTTCGCACTGACACGCACGAACGCAAAGGACATCCCCCAATGGCAGATGCAGGGTCCTGGGTCGTCGTCGGGCTCGACAACGGCGGCACTAGCAACAACGCGACCGTTCTCGACGCCTCCGGGCGGTTCCTCGTGGACCGGATGGTGGAGACACCCAGCCTCGTACGGGAGGGTCCCGAGGTCGCGGTCGAGCAGCTCCTCCTCGCCCTCGACAACGTGCTGGAGCTGACCGGCACGCCGCGCTCGACCGTGCGCGCGGTGGGACTGGACACCCCGGGCCCGGCCAGCGCCGACGGTGTGATCTCCTCGAAGGGCGCGACCAACTTCGTCGATCCCGGGTGGTTCGGCTTCGACTTCCGGGGGGCCCTGGAGTCCCGGCTGGGGCTGCCGGTGGTCTACAACAACGACGGCAACGCCGCGGCCCTCTACTCCCACCACGTACGCTTCGGGCCCGACGCCTGGCAGCACTCGTCGGTGTCGGCGATCGTCGGCACCGGCCTCGGCGGCGGCGTCATCCAGTCGGGGCACGTGGTGAAGGGCGCGGCGGGGATGGCCGGCGAGCTCGGGCACGTCCACATCCCCCTGCAGGGCCTGCTGGAGGAGGGCCAGCCGCTGCCCGAGTGCAACTGCGGCTTCGTCGGGGACGCCGAGAGCGTCGCCTCGCTGACCGGCATCGAGAAGAACCTGCTGCCCTACTGGCTGACCCGCTTCCCCGACCACGAGCTGCACCGGGCCGGGTCCGCCGGGAAGGCCGCCAAGCTGCTGCGCGGCTACGCGGAGAACGGCGACCCGCTCGCGCTCAAGGTCTTCGAACAGCAGGCGATGGCCATCGGCAGGCTGTTCACCATCGCGGCCAACTTCACCGACCCGGACGCGTACTTCCTGGGCGGCGGAGTGGTGGAGGCGGCCCCGCACTTCCGCGAATGGTTCCTCGAGAAGGTCCGCGAGCACACCCTGCTGCGCGAGGAGCAGCGGCGGGTGGCCACCGTGACGCTGGTGGAGGACCTCGACATGGCCGGCGCCCGGGGCGCGGCGCTCGCCGCCCTCGCCGAGATCGTCGGCCGCTGACACGGCCGTCCGCCCCGCGGCCCGGCCGCGGCGTGTGTCCTGGACGGATCACACGCCCGGCCGGGGTCCGGTGAACGGAACGTCCAGAGCGAGTTGCGAATCTCGCACAAAACGGCACGATGCGGACTCGTGAACGACACAGACCTGCTCAACGGCCGCCGCTTCGTCATGATCAGCTCCACTGCCAGCGAGGTGAACGCCGACGCGCCCACCGAGTTCGCGTACGAGGAGTCGGGCGGCGTGATCTGGGGGCACTACACGGGCGACACCGTCGTCCACGGCCGGTTCGTCGGCACGCGGGACGCCGATCGCATCGAGATCTCCTACGTCCACCTGCTGAAGACCGGGGAGCGCGCGAGCGGCCGCGGCGCCAGCCGCATCGAGACGGCCGAGGACGGCCGGCTGCGCCTGGTCGAGGAGTTCCGGTTCGAGGACGACGACACCACCCACGTCAGCATCTGCGCCGAAGTGGTCTGAGACCTACGATTCGTCTCGCAGCGCGGCGCGGCCCTCGGCCGCGCCGACGAACCGCATCTTGCCGAGCGGCAGCCCCTGCCCCTGTCCCTGCCCCTGTCCCTGCTCGGGCTCCGGCGAGGGGGCGGAGCCGGGCCGCCGCGAGGTCCCCCGGCCCCGCTCACGCTCGCGATCGCTCGGCAGCACGTACGGCCGCCTGAGCACCTCGTCCAGGATGAACACGGTCTCGGTCGCCTTGACGGCCGGGATGTTGGCCAGGCGTTCGGTGACCATCGCGTGCACCTCGGCCACGTCCGCCATCCTGACCTGGATCATCGCGTCGTGCTGCCCGGTGGTGATGGCGCAGTACTCCACCTCCGGCATCTGCGCGAGCTGGGCGCGGAACTGCCGCCACATCTGCTGGCGCACGGTCACGAAGATCAGCGCGACGATGCCGAGGCCGGCCCGCTGATGGTCGATCTCCGCCGTGAACCGCCTGATCACGCCGTCGGCGCGCAGCGCCTCGAACCGCGTGTAGGCGTTCGCCCGGGAGATCCCGACCCGCTCGGCGAGCGCGGACACCGAGACGCGCCCGTTCTCCCTGAGCACCTCGAGGATCTTCAGGTGGGTGGCGTCCAGCTCCAGGCCGATGCCGATCCGTCCAGCGGCGCCGCCCGCGGACCCCGAGTTGCTTGACATTTCGGTCACTGGTTCATCCTCCACGGGAGATTCGTCTCGGCTCGGCCTCATGAGCTGGACTTTCTGCAGCACAATCCTGGACGATCGGCGACCAAACGTCCATACGGCCACGAGTTGGCCTGTTTTCGGAGGACACATAATGACGACCCGTTCGTGGCAGGTGAGGGCCGGCCTGCTGCCGGTTGTGCTCACCGGCGCCCTCGCCCTCGCGGCCTGCTCCGGCGGCGGCTCGTCCAGCAGCACCCAGAGCGGCGCCGCGGGCAAGACGCTCGTGATCGACACCTCGTTCGACCTCAAGACGGCGGACCCCGGGCGGACCTACGAGCCGACCGGCCTGATCGTCGACAAGGCGACCTACGACACGCTTCTCACGTTCGAGGGCTCCGACGTCACCAAGCCGGTGCCGTCGCTCGCCGAGTCCTACGAGCTGTCGCCCGACGGCAAGGAGCTCACGCTCAAGCTGCGGCAGGGCGCCACGTTCGCCGACGGCTCCCCGGTGACGGCCGACGACGTCGTGTTCTCCCTCACCCGGGTCCGCGACATGAAGGGCACGCCGTCGTTCCTGCTGGACGGCGTGGAGGTCGCCAAGACCGACGACACGACCATCACGCTGACGTCGAAGACCCCCAACCCGGCGCTGCCGTACATCCTCCCGAACCCGGCCCTCGGCATCCTCAACTCGAAGGTCGCCAAGGAGAACGGCGCGACGAACGACCCGAACGACAAGGCCGAGCAGTACCTGAACGCCTCCTCGGCCGGCTCGGGGCCCTACACCATCGAGTCGTTCAACGTGAGCAGCCAGGTCGTGCTCAAGGCGAACGCGAAGTACTGGGGCGCGAAGAAGCCGTACTACGACAAGGTGGTCATCCGCAACGTCGAGTCGGCCACGCAGAAGCTCAACGTGCAGCGCGGCGACAGCCAGGTGGCGCTGAACCTGTCCGGCGACCAGGTGACCGGCATCTCCGGCGGCCTGCAGGTCAAGCGCACCGCCTCGGCGTAC from Microbispora sp. ZYX-F-249 carries:
- the hutU gene encoding urocanate hydratase, producing MADHGDSAPNRAPVRGPVRAPRGTTLNTRGWQQEAALRMLMNNLDPEVAEHPERLVVYGGSGKAARDWPSYDAIVRELTTLRADETLLVQSGRPVGVMTTHEWAPRVLIANSNLVGDWATWPEFRRLERLGLTMYGQMTAGSWIYIGTQGILQGTYETFAAVAAKRFGGSLAGTITLTAGLGGMGGAQPLAVTMNGGVAICVDCDPRGVERRIGHRYLDVRAESLDEALRLAYEARDARRPLSIGVVANAAEAVPALLARGAEIDVVTDQTSAHDPLAYLPLGVAFEDMAALARKDPEGFTHRARESMARHVEAMVGFQDAGAEVFDYGNSIRGEASLAGYARAFDFPGFVPAYIRPLFCEGKGPFRWAALSGDPADIATTDRAILDLFPDNEPLARWIRMASERVRFQGLPARICWLGYGERDRAGERFNDLVASGEISAPIVIGRDHLDCGSVASPYRETEGMLDGSDAIADWPLLNAMVNVASGASWVSIHHGGGVGIGRSIHAGQVTVADGTPLAGEKIRRVLTNDPGMGVIRHVDAGYDRAAEVARERGVRVPMSRPAELGEGPAGADAEA
- a CDS encoding MurR/RpiR family transcriptional regulator, encoding MKACRPTGPAWAGEAGEMSTGHNADHGPGGHRADRDERDVLGDRDVFGDPGGHDGEAASRLLRLFEGHRLTPVQRRIAHCLARHAAEAPFLSSIEVAELAGVSQPSVTRFAMALGYRGYPGLRRRFRELGVPPGRGVNGGGRDGEDTAPDAGTSAPAAGPRPPDGGGGVPDATGQTGSGQYGGGQYGGGQYGGGGQDTAGQTGSRQYGSRQYGSGVQEHAQTLPAAADSSHRPSSRPGARARPAPRDPAPEEAPGKHGLGLDWATGPGGEYRRAVLAEIENLRALARSLDDPGPVAEAARLLAASRPLPVLGLRAAAAQAAGFAYFAAKIHPDVRPLHEAGSLLTDRVEQAAAAGATALLCFALPRYPAELVDALRAGRAAGLNVVTVADRKVPSLAGLSHVLLTAAVGTSLVFDTACAPMMLGRVLLEAMCDELPGAQARLEAFEASAAARGVFLID
- a CDS encoding MBL fold metallo-hydrolase is translated as MGVVAGAAALAAAVWAVRNVPAALGARPSGERASRVRRSKQFRDGAFRNTTPSPVLPPGTRQQVAREFLRRTPRKPRLPVPLMTPGPSRGGDLDAVWYGHSSVLIEIEGRRVLLDPVWSERCSPASFTGPRRLHPPPVPLYELPELDAIVISHDHYDHLDMDTVRLLVRTQSAPFLVPLGVGAHLERWRVPASRIIELDWNEEATVSGLRFVATPGRHFSGRAFRRDQTLWASWVVAGERRRVFYTGDSGYFDGYAAIGETYGPFDLSVVQIGAYSKGWPDIHMTPEEAILTHLDVRARVLLPVHWGTFSLAPHAWNDPVDQLWREAKARDVRLVVPRPGERVTVDDPPPVDGWWQTIM
- a CDS encoding STAS domain-containing protein; this translates as MHDFQVSVAQSPPFTLITLSGELDVLTVPALREQVAPLLARPATRILFDLERLRFIDSAGMRVLIDACVRNPPKDGDGAVCGMSPQMRHLFSLLGLSSRLTMYPTRADALRRPAAEPPGTAHMN
- a CDS encoding DUF6766 family protein — its product is MRRFVRDNALALCFLLLFLLSLAGQSAAGAAAFSEEQVAGGGSPVTWADYVTSSAFAVDVAENWQSEYLQFFLYILITVWLVQRGSPESKKRGEEGLESDAEQKVGRHAEPGSPAWAAADGWRRTVFSHSLGIAMGLLFLLSWLAQSVAGLAAYNNEQLSRLEDPVGWGGYVTSADFWNRTLQNWQSEFLAVASMVLLAIFLRERGSPQSKRVGDPHSRTSSSG
- a CDS encoding hemerythrin domain-containing protein, giving the protein MTDVQHPIPELMKEGDVVDLLVHQHALIRDMFDEVEHAAPGERREPFRRLVRMLAVHETAEEEIVHPYTRLRVDGGTGVVADRLKEEREAKEMLSRLDEMGPEHPGFMAELDRLRMAVLAHARAEERYEFTRLRAETTAAERRAMALGVRAAEAMAPTRPHPGVETMTRNLLLGPPAAIMDRARDLIRQALRR
- a CDS encoding cellulose-binding domain-containing protein; amino-acid sequence: MKQFRPVRGVRPGARGLPGSPAARLVAALAALVAGLVVVLVPGTASAAPVCKVDYTTNQWPGGYTASVRLTNLGSAVSSWTLSWTAGSGQQITNSWGAKVTLSGSAATARNETWNGSLATGQTADFGFQGTWSGSLTTPSDWSLNGVPCDGGGVSPSPSPTPSPTVDHSPSPSPTPSPSPTPSPTVDHSPSPSPSASPSPSVTPTASGCSGGGLVVCSGFEDQSGTPSGEWQVTTPNCSGSGTATIDSTTAHSGGKSLRINGGGNYCNHAFAATTKDVSAIAPVVYGRMWVRHTTALPANHVTMITMADSRDGGKDLRIGGQGGALQWNRESDDATLPEQSPTGVALSSPLPTNRWVCLRFQIDTTKQAMRTYLDDQEVKGLTVDGTPTTDVDAQWLRRSTAPRPTTLRLGWESYGSDSDVIWYDDVALGSSPIGC
- a CDS encoding ROK family protein, with the translated sequence MADAGSWVVVGLDNGGTSNNATVLDASGRFLVDRMVETPSLVREGPEVAVEQLLLALDNVLELTGTPRSTVRAVGLDTPGPASADGVISSKGATNFVDPGWFGFDFRGALESRLGLPVVYNNDGNAAALYSHHVRFGPDAWQHSSVSAIVGTGLGGGVIQSGHVVKGAAGMAGELGHVHIPLQGLLEEGQPLPECNCGFVGDAESVASLTGIEKNLLPYWLTRFPDHELHRAGSAGKAAKLLRGYAENGDPLALKVFEQQAMAIGRLFTIAANFTDPDAYFLGGGVVEAAPHFREWFLEKVREHTLLREEQRRVATVTLVEDLDMAGARGAALAALAEIVGR
- a CDS encoding Lrp/AsnC family transcriptional regulator gives rise to the protein MSSNSGSAGGAAGRIGIGLELDATHLKILEVLRENGRVSVSALAERVGISRANAYTRFEALRADGVIRRFTAEIDHQRAGLGIVALIFVTVRQQMWRQFRAQLAQMPEVEYCAITTGQHDAMIQVRMADVAEVHAMVTERLANIPAVKATETVFILDEVLRRPYVLPSDRERERGRGTSRRPGSAPSPEPEQGQGQGQGQGLPLGKMRFVGAAEGRAALRDES